From Cellvibrio zantedeschiae, the proteins below share one genomic window:
- a CDS encoding protein YgfX, with translation MSEIIPASSPNSAADSHLATSSTTTAGVDLAPIVIVPSIILWRLELAVYSSILCAAAIALFPFFLTAFYWPLLWLMFLILVAFVLRQRWRAKNSLPISLEVQKNVWRLKSSAGESIFEPFGEILLWSGVIILPLRETISGRIHRIVILQDSVKPDDWRCLRVWLRTGFKYR, from the coding sequence TTGTCAGAGATAATACCGGCCTCCAGCCCGAACAGCGCAGCTGATTCTCATTTAGCAACTTCATCTACAACTACAGCCGGTGTCGATTTGGCACCGATTGTTATTGTTCCCTCAATCATCTTATGGCGCCTTGAGCTCGCTGTTTACAGCAGTATTCTATGCGCAGCTGCGATTGCTCTTTTCCCTTTTTTCTTAACCGCATTTTATTGGCCACTTTTATGGCTGATGTTTTTGATCTTGGTTGCTTTTGTGTTGCGTCAGCGATGGCGCGCTAAAAATTCATTGCCAATATCTTTGGAAGTTCAAAAAAATGTGTGGCGATTAAAAAGTTCTGCGGGTGAATCTATCTTCGAACCTTTTGGTGAAATTTTATTGTGGTCTGGAGTTATTATTTTACCGCTGCGCGAAACTATAAGCGGAAGAATACATCGCATTGTTATTTTGCAGGATTCGGTGAAGCCAGATGACTGGAGATGTTTGCGGGTTTGGTTGCGGACAGGTTTTAAGTATCGGTAG
- a CDS encoding FAD assembly factor SdhE, with protein sequence MERNRLFWGSRRGMLELDLVLMPFLENVYPTLEQADKELYWKLLECEDQDMFAWFLRREDPDDNELKRIVNIVRDNTGLQPEQRS encoded by the coding sequence GTGGAAAGAAATCGTTTATTTTGGGGCAGCCGCCGCGGCATGCTTGAGTTAGATTTGGTTCTTATGCCCTTTTTGGAAAACGTATATCCCACGCTTGAGCAAGCGGACAAAGAATTGTATTGGAAACTATTGGAGTGTGAAGACCAGGATATGTTTGCCTGGTTTTTACGCCGTGAAGACCCGGACGATAATGAATTAAAAAGGATTGTAAACATTGTCAGAGATAATACCGGCCTCCAGCCCGAACAGCGCAGCTGA
- the ygfZ gene encoding CAF17-like 4Fe-4S cluster assembly/insertion protein YgfZ, whose product MSNWNPFLISKGAIETSDGRVDFPIAEISSEKTYLMPLTQGLIEIKGPDSAKFLQGQVTCDVRELAEKTTRLGAQCNIKGRMLLCFRALQSDSERILLRIHAGLVANGLASLGKYIVFSKAKLADISPSYRYLGISGPQAAQIVKDVFAVELIKDDDWQAAGEHLIIRITENRYECWLAAQDAENLWNQMSAKATPAGQNLWDLLNIQAGIGDITPETFEAFTPQAINFQLVNGINFRKGCYTGQEIVARLHYRGTLKRHMYRFGFTGAQQIPAPGSELINADGKTVGEVILAAYTGSSSGELLASVVDDERVAIYLANNPQKLSLLALPYAIPTPNEAD is encoded by the coding sequence ATGTCCAATTGGAATCCATTTTTAATCAGCAAAGGCGCTATCGAAACTTCGGATGGGCGCGTTGATTTCCCCATCGCCGAAATATCATCGGAAAAAACCTATTTGATGCCGCTTACCCAAGGCTTGATTGAAATAAAAGGACCAGACAGCGCCAAATTTTTACAGGGACAAGTCACCTGCGATGTGCGCGAGCTGGCCGAAAAAACAACTCGTTTGGGCGCGCAATGTAATATCAAAGGCCGCATGCTTTTGTGTTTCCGTGCCTTGCAATCGGATAGCGAACGTATCCTGCTGCGCATTCATGCAGGTTTAGTCGCCAATGGACTGGCGAGCCTCGGCAAATATATTGTGTTTTCCAAAGCCAAGTTGGCTGATATCAGCCCAAGCTATCGATATTTAGGTATTTCCGGCCCACAGGCTGCGCAGATTGTTAAAGATGTCTTCGCGGTAGAGTTAATCAAAGATGATGATTGGCAGGCCGCTGGTGAACATCTGATTATCCGCATTACAGAGAACCGTTATGAGTGTTGGCTAGCCGCACAAGATGCCGAAAACCTGTGGAATCAAATGAGCGCCAAGGCAACTCCCGCAGGGCAAAATTTATGGGATCTGCTGAATATTCAGGCCGGTATAGGTGACATCACGCCCGAAACCTTTGAAGCCTTTACGCCCCAAGCGATAAATTTCCAGTTAGTGAACGGTATTAACTTTCGCAAAGGCTGCTATACCGGGCAGGAGATTGTGGCGCGCTTGCATTACCGCGGTACACTCAAGCGTCACATGTATAGATTCGGGTTTACCGGCGCGCAGCAGATACCTGCTCCCGGCTCAGAGCTCATAAACGCCGATGGTAAAACCGTGGGGGAAGTTATTTTGGCAGCCTACACCGGCAGCTCTTCCGGTGAGCTGCTAGCCAGCGTAGTGGACGATGAGCGAGTCGCCATCTACCTCGCAAATAACCCGCAAAAACTCAGTCTCCTTGCTTTACCTTATGCTATACCTACTCCAAATGAGGCGGATTAA
- a CDS encoding HDOD domain-containing protein produces MSQIAERVRQDIITAIKTDQLVLPTLPEVALKVREVADDPNSDIEKLAGVIGGDAALSARIIRVANSPLLRASRAIEDLKTALMRLGISYTCNIATGLAMEQMFQATSDLIDMRMREVWSRSSEVAGISHVLCRHYTKLRPDQATLAGLVHKIGVLPILTYAEDHPFLLNDSLTLDKVIDELHAPIGDLILRTWGFPEELAHIPSQHVDFQRKIPKADYADVVTVAMLQSYAGSNSPLAQIDCTQVTAFERLGLDPDIQISESEDLSADMEAAMSLLL; encoded by the coding sequence ATGAGTCAAATTGCCGAGCGTGTCCGCCAGGACATTATCACCGCCATCAAAACTGACCAATTAGTATTGCCCACCCTGCCCGAAGTCGCGCTCAAAGTACGTGAGGTTGCAGATGACCCTAATTCCGATATTGAAAAGCTTGCCGGTGTGATTGGCGGTGACGCTGCGCTAAGTGCTCGTATTATTCGCGTTGCTAACAGTCCATTGCTGCGCGCCTCTCGTGCAATTGAAGATTTAAAAACGGCACTTATGCGTTTGGGCATTTCTTACACCTGCAACATAGCCACCGGTTTAGCGATGGAACAAATGTTCCAGGCTACCTCCGATTTGATCGATATGCGTATGCGCGAAGTGTGGAGTCGTTCGAGCGAAGTTGCCGGTATCAGCCATGTGCTATGCCGTCACTACACCAAATTGCGCCCCGACCAGGCGACCCTGGCCGGTTTAGTTCACAAGATTGGCGTTCTGCCGATTTTGACTTACGCTGAAGATCACCCCTTTTTGCTAAACGACAGTTTGACGCTCGATAAAGTCATCGATGAATTGCATGCGCCTATTGGCGATTTGATTTTACGGACGTGGGGATTCCCGGAAGAACTCGCTCATATTCCCTCACAGCACGTAGACTTCCAACGCAAAATTCCCAAAGCAGATTATGCCGATGTGGTGACTGTCGCCATGCTGCAAAGTTACGCTGGCTCCAACTCTCCTTTAGCGCAAATTGATTGCACGCAAGTCACCGCGTTTGAACGTTTGGGTCTTGATCCAGATATTCAAATTTCTGAATCGGAAGATTTGTCAGCCGATATGGAAGCGGCTATGTCCTTGCTGCTTTAA